From Acidobacteriota bacterium:
GCGCAGGCGCGCGAGAACGTCAAGAAGTTCCGGGGGCTGGTGCGCCGTATCCAGAACCGCGGCTACGCCACGATGGCGCGAATCGCAGCGCACATCGATCGTCTGTCGGCAGGCGATGAGTCCAACGCGGCCGTCGACGCGGTCGGTGCCGTCACACTGATGACCGTACACGCGTCCAAGGGACTCGAGTTCCCGATCGTCTTCCTCGTCAACATGACGCGCGGCACCGGTGGTTTTCCGCCGCCCCTGCGCGTGTTGGCCGGCGACAGCGGCGAGGATCCGATCGTGGGCGTGGCGCGCTACGAGCCCGGAGCCACGGCAGCCGAGCAGGTGCGCGCCAGGGAGGAGAGCAAGCGACTCATGTACGTGGCGGTGACGCGCGCGCGCGAGCGGCTGTATCTGAGTGCGCCAGCACAGAAGCGCGGCCGCATCGTCGCTGGTCCGGGCAGCCTTGCGAGCGTGTGCCCGCCGTCGTTGCTCGAATCGTTCTCGATGGCCCTCGCGGGTGCCGAGGACGTCACGTGGGCCGGCGGGGCGCACCTTCACCGCATGCGCGTGTGTCCCGATGGTGGTGCGGTGGTCGCCAGCGTGGAACCACGAGACGTGCCGGTGCCGGTGTCCGATGAGGTCCCCGCATCCCTGCAGCCGCGTGCAAGCGGTGGCGGCACCCCTCGCACGCGCGTCACGGAGTTGGCGGCACGCGACGGGGCCTCGTCGCCCGACACCGGGCATCGGGCACCGGGCACCGGACAGCCGCATTGCGGAAGCGCGAGACCTGTCCTCGACGCCGATCTGGTCACGGGACGTGCGGTGCATCGGCTGCTCGCGCACGCTGACGCGCACGATCACGTGTCGATGCTGCTCGCGCGCATCAGGGCCGATCTCGGGGCGGACGAACAGATGGCTGTTGGCGACGTCGAGGCGTTCGCACGCGACGTCGTCGCTCTCGTTCAGAACGTGTGGCGTGAGGACTGGCTGCGACTGGCACTGGCGTCGCCGCGAGCGCGCTTCGAGTTCGCGATCGCGTACCGGATCGACGATGGCGATGTCGTGCGCGTGGTGCGCGGAACCGTGGACTGCCTGGTGCCTGTGGAAGAGGGGCTGCTGGTCCTGGAGTTCAAGACCGGACAGCGGCGACCGTCGCATCAGCGCCAGCTCGACCTGTACGTCGACGCCGTGCGTACGATATACCCCGGCACCGGCGTGCGCGGGCATCTCGTGTATGCGACGCGAGAGCCAGCGCCGATGACGGCACAGACGCTCCCGATCTAGAAATGCCGAATGCCGCGATGCCGGGGCCGCAGGCGGTGCGCGAGCCCTCGGGTCACTCCCTGTCGATCCACGCCTGGAGCTCCGGCGAGAGGTTCTCCAGTTCGCCTTCGACTTCTTCGAAGTAGTCGCAGTCGGGGCAGCGCCACTCGAGGATGTGGCGCATCGACGTTTGCATCGTACCGGCGATGCGATTGATCTGTTCGACGGGCTCGAGGCGCATCGAGTCTCCGCACATCGGGCATTCCTGGGTCACGACACGTGTCTCCCTCCCGTCAATCGGCACGCGGGACCACGCCTTGACAACCGGTGAAGGCGCTCTCCACACTACGCTGTGCCGCGCGGCACCGCACTTCACATGCACGACTACTACCGCATCGCGGAGATCTCGGGATCGTCACGATCCGGGCGGGCACGGGCCGTGCCCGGATGGGCGGTGATCGCGCACGCGCTGCCCTACGTGCCGCCGCGTGCGCCCGTCGCGTCGCTGCACCTGGTACGGGCCCTCGAACCCGAACGTCCGGCCGAGAGGCTCCTGCGGGATGAAGTCGCCTTCGACTTCCCGTCGGGCCGCCACGCGCTCGATCGCGTGCGGCGCGACTTCGCCGATACCGACGCACCCGTTCCCGTTGCCGTTCCCATCACGCTGTCGTCGCGCGACGCGAGGCGCAGCGCGCGTGTGCCCCTGTGTCTGCAGGTGCCATCGGTGTGCGAGAGCTGCGGCGGGCGCGGCGAGGTGTGGGACGAACCGTGCGGCACGTGTGCCGGCGCGGGGACCGCACGTGCCGCGCGCTACGTCGTCGTGCGCGTGCCCGCCAACTCCGTCGATGGCACCACGTTGCGCTATCGCCTGGCGCTGCCGTACGGCCCCCGCGTCAACCTCGACGTGCGGCTGACCGTCCGTTGACCCGCATCCTCCTCCACGTGCAGCTGCTCGGCCGGCTCTACGTGGTCGCCGGATGGCTTGCGGTCCTCGCCTCCATCTCCCTGCTGTTGCTCGGTATCGGTGCCGTCAGCCTGGCGATGCAGAAGGGGCCGGAGGTGGCGGCCAGTCTGGCGGCGGCCATCTTTTTCGCGTGCGCGGCGACGGCGCTGGTGTGGGGTAGCGTGCAGATCGGCGTCGGGTGGGCGCTGCCGCTGCACCAGCCGTGGGCGCGGCCGGCGGCGCTCATCGTCGCGATCATCAACGTGTTCGTGATCCCGTTCGGGACCGCGTTGTCGCTGTATGCGTTCTGGGTTCTGCTCCAGGAGGCAGGCAAGCGCCTGTTCGAACGTCCCCATTCCTGACGTTGAAGAGTATGATTCCCCCGTCCCTCTCGAGACACGGTGCATGGGGGACAAGGAGCGCAGCACGAATGAATGTCGTTGCCGACAAGTCATCCACGGGCCTTGACGCGAACATCGCGGGCGCCCTCGCCTATATCCCGATCGTCGCGATCGTCTTCCTCGTCATCGAGAAGGGCAGCCGGTTCGTCAAGTTCCACGCGGTGCAATCGCTGTTACTGTGTCTGGCCTGGATCGTGCTCTGGTTCGGCCTGACGATGGTCGGCCTCGTGGCGAGTCGTCTCCCGTTCGGGTTCATCATCAACATCCTGCTGCTGTTTGTGAACCTCGCGGTGATGTTCGGTGGGTTCGCTCTGTGGATCATCGCGGTCATCAAGGCGTTCCAGGGACAGCAGTGGAAGATGCCCTACATCGGCGACATCGCCGAGCAGCAGAGCGCGAACCTCTGACGCGGTAGCCCATGTCGCGCACGGGCGTCAGCCTGTCCGACCGACATCGTTCCGGGCGCGACGGTCACTGGCTGTCGCGCCCGTCGTGTTTTCGCGCCGTACGCGCGTCTCGCGACCCACGCCCGCCGAACGCCGGTAGAATCGAGGGGTGAACGTGCCGACCCCCGCCCAGATCCTCGACGCGCTTCGTGTGGTTCAGGATCCCGACCTCCGCCGCGACATCGTGGCGCTCGATTTCGTCAAGCGCGTTGCCGTCGCCGACGACGGGCGTGTGTCGTTCGCCATCGAACTCACCACGCCTGCCTGCCCGGTCAAGGACCTGTTGAAATCGCAGGCGCACGATGCCGTCGCGGCGCTGCCCGGCGTGACGGCCGTGGACATCGAGATGACGTCGAGCGTCCGAACGAGCAGCGTGC
This genomic window contains:
- a CDS encoding DUF4870 domain-containing protein; this encodes MNVVADKSSTGLDANIAGALAYIPIVAIVFLVIEKGSRFVKFHAVQSLLLCLAWIVLWFGLTMVGLVASRLPFGFIINILLLFVNLAVMFGGFALWIIAVIKAFQGQQWKMPYIGDIAEQQSANL